The segment TTCCTTTAAATAAAAAGTCCCGGCCGGTATCCATAATGGTTGGCACAAGATGATATTGAAACATGGTATGGCCCTCCCGGTTTAAGAAAACCGGTTTTTTAGTTGTGGTTACAAGAGTGTGACAAGTCCATACCCTGCCATAGCCAGAGCCAAACCGACAATATAGGAAATACCCAGATAACAGAGAGCCTTGAGCAGGCTTTTTTCTTTTTGCAACTGTACCGTTTCCCAATTCAAAGTGGAAAAGGTAGTGAAAGCACCCATAAACCCAGTTCCTGCAAAGAGAAGCCAGGAATCGGATCCTGGTAAACCCATGAGTACACCCAACAGAAAGGAACCGCTTCCATTGACAATCAGGGTGCTTCGGGGA is part of the Kroppenstedtia pulmonis genome and harbors:
- a CDS encoding fluoride efflux transporter FluC, which translates into the protein MILSSLLVAAGGFLGATARYAINRNLPSKGEFPRSTLIVNGSGSFLLGVLMGLPGSDSWLLFAGTGFMGAFTTFSTLNWETVQLQKEKSLLKALCYLGISYIVGLALAMAGYGLVTLL